Genomic segment of Archaeoglobus neptunius:
TCGAGAGTTATTCCTCCCGCCCCTCCCGTGTAATCGCTGAGCTGTAGAATGGCTATGTGCATAAAGCCCGCAAAAGCCAAGGTTGCAATGGCGAAGTACATTCCTCTGAGCCTGAGTGTGGCCAAACCGAGGCAGAACGCTGCCATTCCCGAACTCAACCCACCTGCTATTATTCCGATTAGCGGATCAAAGCCTTTCATATACAGCAATACCGACACATACGCTCCAATTCCAAAGAATGCATGATGGGCAAAGGAAATCTGCCCGGTTCTCGCCAGAATGTCCCAGCTCAAAGCCAGAGAGGCGTATATGAATATAAGCACGAGAAGATCGAGGTAGTAGGTTGAGGTGAGGATGAATGGGAATACCAAAAGAAGGCCAACCAGTATTATTGACACTACAGCACTCCTCATATTACTTCCCCCGTTCTGAAAGACCTGTAGATTAAAACAAGCATGATTATGGCGAAGAAGACGGCATCAGCCCATCCCGGACCGAAATACCCTTTGACAAATGATTCACTCAGACCCAGCAGTAGAGATGCCCATATCACCCCATACAGGTTGCCCAAGCCTGCCACAACGATTATGCAGAACGCCTTCAGAGTTAAGATGTCACCAACATAGGGAGTTATGTACCCGACCAAAAGCCAGAAAACTCCTGCAAAAGATCCGAGAGCTATTGACACTCCGAACGTGACGAGATAAACTCTGTTTACATCTATCCCCACCAATGCGGCCCCTTTCGGATTTTGACTGACAGCCCTTATCGATTTACCCATGCTCGTCTTTGTCAGAAAGAGATGAAGGAAGAGGCAGACAGAGAAGGCGACGAGCAGAATTGCGGCAGACAACGAGCCGATCTGAGCGATGCCGAGGGAGAGGGATATTGCCTGATAACCAGTTGAGACGAACCTGACGTTTGATGACCAGAAAAGCTCCATCAAGCTTGAGAGAACGACGGCAATGCCGAAAGTCAGGATTAGCTGGTTGATGTGTGGTGCATCGAGCACGTGCTTCACAACTCCCCGATATACCAAAGCACCGAGAACGAATCCGGTTGGAACCGTCACGAGTAAAGATGCCAGTGGATCCAGCCCGTAGATTCTCCAGAACCAGTAGGTCAGGTAAGTTGTAAAAATAAGTAGGTTACCGTGAGAGATGTTGAGTATCCCGAGAACGCCAACACTCAGGGCTAAGCCAAGAGCGACCATGATGTAGATTCCCGAATTGACAAGACCGTTAACCAGTATTTGAGCAAAGAATTCCACGCGATCACCTTCTGGTTTTTTCAAGAAGCCAGTACACGTTCTCTGCGAAATGTTTGACGATCATTATACCCTCCTCATCGTTGGCAGCATCTCTCGCTCCCTTAGCTCCCGCAACCATCACATTCCAGTAAATCGACCCCGGCACTATGAAATCGTTTATAAAGAACCACGAAAGCAGTTGGGTGAAGGCTGTGTTATGTCCCGCCCTTCTTGCCACAGTTATTGGACCACCAATCTTTCTCGAAAAAGTCCCTTTCCGGAAGGTTGAGAACCCCGCTCTTACAAGCAGAGACCAGAGTGTCGGATGAGCATAGCCGTAATGCACCGGAGAAGCGGCGATTATAGCGTCAGCCTCGACCATCTTGCCAAAGACTTCCTTGAAATCATCCCCACTCTGAACGCACTCTCCCCTATCCCAGCACTTGTAGCAAGCCCTGCACGGATTTATTTTTTTGTTCCGCAACAGTACCATCTCCACTTCGCACCCCTTCTCTTCGAGATGGTCAAGAGCAACCTTAACAAAGTATTCCGTGTTGGAATCACTTCTCGGACTTCCGACCAATCCCAAAACCTTCATGAATTCACCCCGCAGGAGCGAACACCTGAATCCGATTTAAAAGTCCGTCTGCAACATATAAATAACCTGACGAGTTTATTCCGATCCCCATCGGGCTGAAGAAGTTACCGGGTGTGGCACTGAACCTGCCAAACTCGCAGATGAAATCGCCGTTGTTCGTGAACTTCTGGATGCGGTTGTTTGCGGCATCGGTTACGATTATACTACCGGCACCATCAACCTCGACTCCGAAAGGTAGGTCGAACTTACCGGGAGACGATCCAAGCTCACCAAATTTGTTTAGAGCCGAGCCCTGAGCTGACAGCTTTACGATCCTGCAGTTCCCCATATCTGAAACGTAAATATTACCCCAGCTATCTTTTGCGATACCAACGGGTGATGAAAAATATAACTTACCATCTTCAGGAATTACACCCCACGTATCCACGTGAACGTAACTGCTTGCAAAAGCTTTGGCTGCAGGCATTTTACCAAAAAGCCAGAAGCTGATGACGGTTAAAGAGGTTTTCAGCAGATCTCTCCTCAATACACGCACATTGTCACCCCCATTTTATGGCCGTAGCTCCCCAGCTGAAACCCGTTCCAGCTCCAACAGCGACTACCAAGCTACCATTTTTGACTTTACCCTGCTTCACACCCAGATCCAGTGATAGAACCCAGTCTGTTGATTGAAGATGGCCATACTCGTCCAGACTTGAGGAGTGCTGCATTTCGTTGAGGCCAAGCTCGCTGAGAATCTGTCTCCTGAATGAGGGTATTAGATGTAGCAAAGCCACGTAGTCTATGTCCTCATCCGTATATCCGCTTTTCCTTACAGACTCTCTGATTACTCTAACAAAATTTGCTTTGGAAAGGTCTCTGAAATCCCTGTAACCTTTTCTCGGCTTGCTCATCTTCTCCCTGTGGCTGCTTGCAACACCGATGTACCGCATCTTTTCTTTTGGCAGCTCACTCAAAATGCCCTTCGATCCCGAATTGTTGTAAACGTGGTTGTAGTAACCGTCTGTGACGAAAAAGCCTGAAAGGACTCTGTTTTTCCTGTATCCCTTTTTCAGCCACACAGCACTCGCCCCATCTGCAAAATCCCACATAAAGCTGGTATCCCTATCTCTGTAATCAATCAGATAGGATTCCTTCGTACCGGAAACTACCAGTGCATTTTCCCATTCATCGTCACTCAAAAGAAGAGTTTTCACCTGATATAGGGCTAAAGGGCCGGCAAAACAGAGGGCATGGAGATCATAACACCAAGCGTTCTCAGCTCCTATTCTGTGCTGTATCTCCGGAGCTACCGGCCATACATAGTAGTCCGTGAACTGACTTCCATTGTAAACGATTATGTCGATATCGAGCGGATCGAGCGAGGTTTTATCGATGAGCATCTTAGCAGCTTTAACACACATATCCGAAACATGCTCATCGGGGGCAGAGATGCACTTTCTTATTATTCCGAACTTTTCTTTCAACACTTTTGCATCGATTCCGTGGATAATTGTTTCCTTCGCAATATCCTCTGCCGTAACGAAATTATCCGGAATGTATATCGCCCAATCAACTATGCCTACTGACAAAAACTTACACCTCCTCGTAGAGTTCCTTTACTCTTCTCTTGTCTATCTTACCGGTTTCAGCCTTAGGTAGTTCATCAACTATCACGACCTTTCTTGGCTTTTTGAACGAACCCAGTATTTTTGCAACGTGCTCCTGTATCTCCTCTGGTGTCAGTGATTCACCCCTCTTAGGAACCACTATGGCCTTCGGCGTTTGCCCCCATACCTCATGTTTACCCCTCACAACAACAACATCGGCAACCTTGGGGTGGGAATAGATCGCCTTTTCGATTTCGGCAGGGTATATGTTCTCCCCACCGCTTATTATCATGTCATCCACCCTTCCCATTACGTAGATGTACCCCTCCTCATCTATCATCCCGATATCTCCCGTGAAAATCCACCCATCCTTGAACTTCTTTTTCTCGTCTTCCGGCCTGTTCCAGTACCCAACAGCTCCTGTTGGCTCCTGTCTCACAACGATCTCTCCAATCTTCCCTCTCTCAACCTCATTGCCGCTCTCATCCACAATTTTAACCTCAACAAACGGTGGTGGTAATCCAACACACTCGCTGCCCTTCTCAAGAATTGGATGGTCTGCTCCAACTGCAGGACCGCAAACACCCGTCGCACCGGTCTCTGTAAGCCCGTAACCGCCCAAGTACTTTATACCCAGCCTGATGAACGCTTCCCTCAACTCTCTGGGTTGAGGTTCTCCCCCTCCGCAAACCGCTCTCAGTGATTGAACATAGTTTTCCCATCCCTCAACCTGAATCATCATTTTGAACTGCGTGGCTATGCCAAAGAGAAACGTTACACCGTATTTTTTGATGATCTCAAGCGACTCCTTCGCCTCCCACCTATCTTTCAGCACAGTCGTGCCCTGAAACATCAGTGTGGAAAGCTGAAAACAGGTTATGCCTCCGGCATGAAACATTGGTGGAGCGCCATAATAAACGTCATCTGGAGTTAGTTCGGCTGCCATGTGATTTGCCAAAGATGCAAAGAATATGCTCCGGTGTGTATGCTTTACACCTTTCGGTCTGCCGGTTGTACCTGCTGTAAAAAGTATCATGCTCAAATCATCGGGTTCTGTTGAAATTTCCGGTTCCTCATCCGAACTGGCTTTTATCAATTCGTAAAAGCTTTCAGCTTCGAGCTTAACCTTCTCCGACACTTCGATGAGCTGAATGCTCTTTGGCCTGATCCTCTCAATCTTGTCGCTGAAAGCTGCGTCGTATATCAGAACTTTTGGCCGAGCATCGTTAATGAGAAATTCAATTTCACTGTCGGAAAGTCTGAAGTTCGCTGGTGTGTACACAGCATCTATTTTCAGACATGCGAGGATTGTTTCAAGGGTCTCTATCCCATTCTGCATCAGGACAAATACTCTATCTCCTTTCTCCACATAGTCTAACAGGGCGTTTGCCAGCTTGTTAGTTTCTAAATTCAGCTCTTTGTAAGTAAACGATCTCTCCTTTCCGGCATCTATCACGGCTGTTTTATCCGGCACAACTTCAGCATTTCTGGCAATCACCTTGGAGACATTATACACTGAACCGTTTGCAGGATACGCACTTCTCAATTTCACATCCACCACCAATTCTGGAAAATTTATGATGACATTATAAAACGTAAAGTTAACAGGTTAACGTTAAGAAAATCAATTAAAAACAATCGTGGGCATTGCATCATGCGAGGCAAATGTTACATCTGCAACAAAACGTTCAGCAAGGCTGGAATGGTGAAACATATGAAAACGCACCTGAAGAATAATGGAGATACAAGGCTTTTCCACGTCGTGGTTGATGGATTGTATCAGCCAGAGTACTGGCTTCACATCGAAATTCCCGCAGATGCCAAGTTTAAAGACCTTGATAAGTTCTTAAGAGAGATATGGCTTGAATGCTGCGGGCATTTGAGTGCTTTCGAAATTGACGGTGTCAACTATCATTCCAAGTACTTTGATTTTGATCTGGACCCATCAGCGAGAGATACGGATATACCGCTGAGCAGAGTTCTAAGCGTGGGAATGGAGTTCTACCACATCTACGACTTTGGTTCTTCAACGGAGCTGAGGCTCAGGATTGTAGGAGAGAGAATGGGCAAAACTGAGGAGAAAGTCAGGATTCCTGCAAGGAACGAACCGCCCGACATAAGATGCAGTTGTGGTAAAAAGGCGAGATGGATCTGCATGCAGTGTTTTGTTGATAATCTGGGGGAGAACTGCTATTTCTGCGATGGATGTGCAAAAGAGCACGAATGCGGCGAAGATATGCTTTTACCGGTGGTTAACTCACCAAGATGCGGTGTTTGTGGGTATGAAGGTGGTAAATACGATTGAAAGGGTAAAATGATAAAGTTTGGCTTTACGAGCTGAAGAAAGAACTTGTGACAAGGAAATATAGCAGGAGAACGGTAAAGTTCTACCTGCATTACAATGAAGAATTTTTGAAGTTCTACAATAAAAGCCCATACCAGGTATCAAATGAAGATGTGAGGGATTACCTGTATTATCTGGCAGAGAAGAAGAACTGTTCGGCTTCAACTCTGAACATAGCAATAAATGCACTGAAGTTTTACTACGGCGAGGTGCTGAAGCGGAGATTTGCTTACAGCATCAGAAGGCCAAAGAAGGACAAAAGATTGCCTGTTGTTTTAGGTCAGGAGGAGGTTTCGATGATTTTGTCATCGATTACCAACATCAAGCAGAGGCTGATTTTAATGTTCATGTATTCCGCTGGGTTGAGAGTTGGAGAGGTTGTAAGGCTCAGGATTGAAGATGTTGATGTGAAGAGAAAATTGATCAGGGTAAGGGGTGGAAAGGGAAGAAAAGATCGCTATACAATTCTTTCCGAAGTTGCGATGGAAACTTTCAAGAATATATTGAAAGATGCAGGCCGGAAAAATGGCTTTTTCCGGGGCAGAGAAGAGATAAAAACATATCAACCAGAACGGTTCAGGCAATCTTTGAAAAAGCAAAGGATAGGGCTGGAATAAAGAAGGACGCTACCGTTCACTCTTTATGACATTCATTCGCCACCCATCTGCTCGAAAGTGGATTTGAGATGCATTCAGGAGTTGCTTGGACACAAAAGCTCAAAAACGACAGAGATTTATACTCATGTAGCAATGAAAGATTTGAGGAGGATAAGAAGTCCACTGGATATGCTGGGAGGTGATAGAGGGAATGGTTGAAAAGTTCGTATATCCTGCCGAAAAGGAGATAGTATGAAATTCACATATCTTCCCAAATTAGACCAAAAAGCGAAGTTCGTATATACTAAGTTCAACGAAATGCTCGCTCCGGCGCCTAGATAGAATGATTTAAAAACATGAAAATAACTCATTAATTGAGGAAACTAACCATGATGAAAAAGGCTGTGGTTTGGGATCCGGTAATGAGATCTTCAGCAAGAAAATATGACCCTTGTATACAGATAGAAAAAGGTAGGTGTAAAATAAAGTGCGAAGATTGTAAAATAACCCTTATTGCAGATAGATTTCTAGGTGAAGAATTTCAGAGAGAAATTTTAGGAAAACTTGGTAAAAGCAAAGGAAGATACCCATATGTGATAATCGTTGATACTCTTGGCTGTAATTTAAGGTGCTGGTTCTGCTATGCGTACAAATTTTTTGATAAAAGATCTGCGGAAGAAAACGATTGTGAAATTTCTTATGTCTCGCCTACAAGACTTGCCGAACAATTTGCTTGTAAAATTAGAAAATTATCAAAATTTGAAGAACTACTTAAGATTGCAGAGGAAAAAGAAAAGAAGGATGGTGGATGTAAAGGAGCTGTTAAGCACCTAAAAATGAAGCTTCCTTTGATGAGGGTTAGAATATCTGGGGGTGAACCAATTTTTTCTAATAAAGAAACTCTTTTAGACCCAATCGATCAAAATAACTTGATAATTTCGACGATAAAATTCTGGTTACAATTTTTTGAAGAATTAGATAAACATATTGGAGAAATCAAGAAGGAAGGAAAATTAAACATTATAGAGAAAAATAAAATAAAAAATAAAGAATGGAAAGGTGATCTCCCATTTCCAACATGTATTGCAGAAAGACCTGGAAGATTAAATGTAAGATTCGATACAAATGGTATTTTGTTTGGGAATTGGAAAGTTGCAGAAGCTTTTATAGGAGGTTTATTCGATCTTTTCAAACAAAACAAGTTGAATAATTTGTTTATACAAATTGATTATTCTTTTAAAGGAGCTACTCCTGTTGAATACTGGTGGTCACAACGAAAAAAGCTACCGGTTGATTCTTCAAAAATAAATTTTGATTACAAACTTGATGAACATCCTCAATGGAATGGGTATAAAAATATTATCGAAGTAATCAATAAATATTGTAAACAAGATAAAAGTTTCTCGGATTGTGTTGGAATTACGGTTGAAAAGGGAATTGATCATCATATCCCATATAAAACATACCTGTATTGCAGAGAAGCACTTAACTGGAGTAAATTTTCCGAGAAAACAGGAATAAAATTTTCTGTTGTAAACAATCCAATTGAAATGTTTAACTGGAGGAATTGGAGGCCGAAAACATGTTTTATAGAGAATGGTGCAAACATAAAGATAATTGATAAGAATGGTGACGAATTTGATCTAAGTAAGAATCCAGACATTGACGAATTTGATAGTTTTAGAAGAAAACATTATCCCGACTGTTATTTCTTAATTTACCCAATAGATGAGAAAATAACATTGAAGAAGAAACAAAAAGGAATTCGAAAAAGACTGCCACCCTCACAAACGAAACTAGTGGAAATAATACCTACAGGATGGGTATTCTCGGGGTCGCCAGTAAATTGGAAAGTTGCGTTGAAGGAAATGAAGTGGGGACTAAAGAAAAAACATGAAAAGATTTGGAAAAGAATAAGATCGGGTGACTACGTATTGTTTTATGTTACAAGACCCTACAGTAGAATTATAGGGTTTGCACGTGTGAAAAAAATAGTAGAAGAAGACCTCCCTCTCTGGCCAGACGAAATAAAAGAACACGAGGTAAAGTATCCCCTCAGAATTATCTTTGAAAAAGTTAAAATTATAGAAGATTGGAACAAAGGATTAAAACCTAGTAAACTAAATGTACGACATGGAATAAACCCAATATACGAAAGACAAGAATTAGAAACAATCATTCAAAATTTAAGCAAACTATAATCTTGGCGCCTCCGCTCGCACTCAAATCCCTTCGGGATTTGCCCTATCGGGTCGTTGAACAGCGGATAAACGACTCGCTTACGCTCGTCCAAATGCCTTGTAGCACTTCGTTTATCCCCAAAACGTTAGGCGAAATTTCTTATAATTGTAGTCAGTAGAAGGAGGCGTTGACAATGGAAATGAAAGTGAAGGATGTAACAGTCGGAGAGTTGAAGTCCTTGATATCAGATGCAGTCAAAGAAAGTCTTGAAGATTTAATCGAGGATATGGTGGCACTTTCAAGCGATGAATACCTACGCTCAATTGAAGAGGCGAGAACTGATTATAAAGAGGGCAGAATAAAATATCTTGAGGAAATCTCTGATGTATAAAGTAGTATTTACCCAAAGGGCGTTGAAAGATTGGAAAAACCTTGATAAAGAGGCTCAAGATAGAATCGCTACGAAACTAAAGGAATATGCTAAGGAACCTTTTAAGTATGCCAGAAAATTGATACATCCCAAGATAGGAACATACAGATTCAGAATAGGTGATTATAGAGTCATATTTGATATTGATTTGGACACAGAAAGAGCATTTACAAATGACGAAACTTCGCCTAACAGGAGCATATCCGACTTCACTTTGCTTAACCAAATTCCTCGCTTCACTCGGAACTTCGGATACTTCCAAACGTTAGCAAAAATTCCGCACGCTGCCTTGAAAATATTTAAAACTGAGAGTAAAATAAAGTAATTAGGCGGCAAAAATGATCTCTTGACGAAATAAAGAAAACACGAAAAAGAAATGGGCACCTACGGCTCTTATTTAAGAGGGGAGGCAAAAAAGGGAGTGATGTTGATATGTCTATGAAAAGGAAGATCGGTGATTACATAGAAGCTATGGTAATGCAATGGAATTTTTGGTATCCTTAACAAAGTCATCCGGATTCCATGTCTTTTGTAAAATTGTAGTTGGAAAAGAATATCCGACATTCCTTGGCGAAGTATAGCTGGAATGAGAGATAAGGTTATACATGCCTATAA
This window contains:
- a CDS encoding branched-chain amino acid ABC transporter permease, encoding MEFFAQILVNGLVNSGIYIMVALGLALSVGVLGILNISHGNLLIFTTYLTYWFWRIYGLDPLASLLVTVPTGFVLGALVYRGVVKHVLDAPHINQLILTFGIAVVLSSLMELFWSSNVRFVSTGYQAISLSLGIAQIGSLSAAILLVAFSVCLFLHLFLTKTSMGKSIRAVSQNPKGAALVGIDVNRVYLVTFGVSIALGSFAGVFWLLVGYITPYVGDILTLKAFCIIVVAGLGNLYGVIWASLLLGLSESFVKGYFGPGWADAVFFAIIMLVLIYRSFRTGEVI
- a CDS encoding EVE domain-containing protein gives rise to the protein MMKKAVVWDPVMRSSARKYDPCIQIEKGRCKIKCEDCKITLIADRFLGEEFQREILGKLGKSKGRYPYVIIVDTLGCNLRCWFCYAYKFFDKRSAEENDCEISYVSPTRLAEQFACKIRKLSKFEELLKIAEEKEKKDGGCKGAVKHLKMKLPLMRVRISGGEPIFSNKETLLDPIDQNNLIISTIKFWLQFFEELDKHIGEIKKEGKLNIIEKNKIKNKEWKGDLPFPTCIAERPGRLNVRFDTNGILFGNWKVAEAFIGGLFDLFKQNKLNNLFIQIDYSFKGATPVEYWWSQRKKLPVDSSKINFDYKLDEHPQWNGYKNIIEVINKYCKQDKSFSDCVGITVEKGIDHHIPYKTYLYCREALNWSKFSEKTGIKFSVVNNPIEMFNWRNWRPKTCFIENGANIKIIDKNGDEFDLSKNPDIDEFDSFRRKHYPDCYFLIYPIDEKITLKKKQKGIRKRLPPSQTKLVEIIPTGWVFSGSPVNWKVALKEMKWGLKKKHEKIWKRIRSGDYVLFYVTRPYSRIIGFARVKKIVEEDLPLWPDEIKEHEVKYPLRIIFEKVKIIEDWNKGLKPSKLNVRHGINPIYERQELETIIQNLSKL
- a CDS encoding 3-oxoacyl-ACP synthase; the protein is MSVGIVDWAIYIPDNFVTAEDIAKETIIHGIDAKVLKEKFGIIRKCISAPDEHVSDMCVKAAKMLIDKTSLDPLDIDIIVYNGSQFTDYYVWPVAPEIQHRIGAENAWCYDLHALCFAGPLALYQVKTLLLSDDEWENALVVSGTKESYLIDYRDRDTSFMWDFADGASAVWLKKGYRKNRVLSGFFVTDGYYNHVYNNSGSKGILSELPKEKMRYIGVASSHREKMSKPRKGYRDFRDLSKANFVRVIRESVRKSGYTDEDIDYVALLHLIPSFRRQILSELGLNEMQHSSSLDEYGHLQSTDWVLSLDLGVKQGKVKNGSLVVAVGAGTGFSWGATAIKWG
- a CDS encoding tyrosine-type recombinase/integrase, whose protein sequence is MDLRCIQELLGHKSSKTTEIYTHVAMKDLRRIRSPLDMLGGDRGNG
- a CDS encoding flavodoxin family protein; the encoded protein is MKVLGLVGSPRSDSNTEYFVKVALDHLEEKGCEVEMVLLRNKKINPCRACYKCWDRGECVQSGDDFKEVFGKMVEADAIIAASPVHYGYAHPTLWSLLVRAGFSTFRKGTFSRKIGGPITVARRAGHNTAFTQLLSWFFINDFIVPGSIYWNVMVAGAKGARDAANDEEGIMIVKHFAENVYWLLEKTRR
- a CDS encoding type II toxin-antitoxin system RelE family toxin, with protein sequence MYKVVFTQRALKDWKNLDKEAQDRIATKLKEYAKEPFKYARKLIHPKIGTYRFRIGDYRVIFDIDLDTERAFTNDETSPNRSISDFTLLNQIPRFTRNFGYFQTLAKIPHAALKIFKTESKIK
- a CDS encoding class I adenylate-forming enzyme family protein, which encodes MVDVKLRSAYPANGSVYNVSKVIARNAEVVPDKTAVIDAGKERSFTYKELNLETNKLANALLDYVEKGDRVFVLMQNGIETLETILACLKIDAVYTPANFRLSDSEIEFLINDARPKVLIYDAAFSDKIERIRPKSIQLIEVSEKVKLEAESFYELIKASSDEEPEISTEPDDLSMILFTAGTTGRPKGVKHTHRSIFFASLANHMAAELTPDDVYYGAPPMFHAGGITCFQLSTLMFQGTTVLKDRWEAKESLEIIKKYGVTFLFGIATQFKMMIQVEGWENYVQSLRAVCGGGEPQPRELREAFIRLGIKYLGGYGLTETGATGVCGPAVGADHPILEKGSECVGLPPPFVEVKIVDESGNEVERGKIGEIVVRQEPTGAVGYWNRPEDEKKKFKDGWIFTGDIGMIDEEGYIYVMGRVDDMIISGGENIYPAEIEKAIYSHPKVADVVVVRGKHEVWGQTPKAIVVPKRGESLTPEEIQEHVAKILGSFKKPRKVVIVDELPKAETGKIDKRRVKELYEEV
- a CDS encoding NHL repeat-containing protein; protein product: MRVLRRDLLKTSLTVISFWLFGKMPAAKAFASSYVHVDTWGVIPEDGKLYFSSPVGIAKDSWGNIYVSDMGNCRIVKLSAQGSALNKFGELGSSPGKFDLPFGVEVDGAGSIIVTDAANNRIQKFTNNGDFICEFGRFSATPGNFFSPMGIGINSSGYLYVADGLLNRIQVFAPAG
- a CDS encoding IS1096 element passenger TnpR family protein, with the translated sequence MRGKCYICNKTFSKAGMVKHMKTHLKNNGDTRLFHVVVDGLYQPEYWLHIEIPADAKFKDLDKFLREIWLECCGHLSAFEIDGVNYHSKYFDFDLDPSARDTDIPLSRVLSVGMEFYHIYDFGSSTELRLRIVGERMGKTEEKVRIPARNEPPDIRCSCGKKARWICMQCFVDNLGENCYFCDGCAKEHECGEDMLLPVVNSPRCGVCGYEGGKYD